From a single Arachis hypogaea cultivar Tifrunner chromosome 3, arahy.Tifrunner.gnm2.J5K5, whole genome shotgun sequence genomic region:
- the LOC112790283 gene encoding uncharacterized protein, whose translation MEECNNKKRVRDDSDTESPESKIPRVDSPVSQLTRVNSAESCEESGGWELVRIESENSVVEELHGEILNILDDMDNVAERDSTFQGLDSVIKSFEEEILASGQDSNPVPEFGDFIPNLGYLLEASDDELGLPPTVTPTEEVKPEIEESGRVGPDGLDLTGFLGIEDDFRGYEAFGFGNGGLVDYDDSENDYVMIDGLFDYADTTDILWRPESLQAM comes from the coding sequence ATGGAGGAATGCAACAACAAGAAGCGAGTTCGGGACGACTCGGACACCGAGTCGCCCGAGTCCAAGATTCCTCGAGTTGACTCGCCCGTTTCTCAGCTCACCCGGGTTAACTCAGCCGAGTCGTGCGAGGAATCGGGAGGATGGGAACTCGTCCGGATCGAATCAGAGAACTCGGTGGTTGAGGAGCTCCACGGTGAAATCCTCAACATTCTTGACGATATGGACAATGTGGCGGAGCGTGACTCAACCTTCCAAGGCCTTGACTCCGTCATCAAGAGCTTCGAGGAAGAAATACTCGCATCGGGTCAAGATTCGAACCCGGTTCCCGAATTCGGGGATTTCATTCCGAACTTGGGATATCTCTTGGAGGCATCGGATGACGAACTAGGGCTGCCGCCGACGGTAACACCGACCGAGGAGGTTAAGCCTGAAATCGAAGAATCGGGTCGGGTTGGTCCGGACGGATTGGACCTAACCGGATTTCTAGGGATTGAAGATGATTTCAGGGGATACGAAGCATTTGGGTTTGGTAATGGTGGGTTGGTGGACTACGATGACAGCGAAAACGATTACGTAATGATAGACGGGTTGTTTGATTATGCTGATACGACGGATATTTTATGGCGGCCGGAGTCGTTGCAGGCCATGTAA